The Pseudolabrys sp. FHR47 genome contains a region encoding:
- a CDS encoding phosphoribosylanthranilate isomerase — MALTIKICGLRTPETLDVAIESGADQAGFVFFPPSPRSLGLEAARLLGARAQGRVQKVALTVDASNDAIAAIVAALKPDMLQLHGNETPERVAVVRSRFGLPVMKALPIASRADLSPIHEYAKAADRLLFDARAPQDATRPGGLGKTFDWTLLAGLKVAVPYMLSGGLDAGNVADALRITRAPGVDVSSGVERAPGEKDPDRIRAFIRAARAADAALEKVSA; from the coding sequence ATGGCACTGACGATCAAAATCTGCGGCCTGCGCACCCCCGAAACCCTTGATGTGGCGATCGAATCCGGCGCCGATCAGGCCGGTTTCGTGTTTTTTCCGCCGAGCCCGCGCTCGCTCGGTCTCGAGGCGGCGCGCCTGCTCGGTGCCCGCGCGCAGGGCCGCGTCCAGAAAGTGGCGTTGACCGTCGATGCCTCGAACGATGCCATCGCCGCCATCGTTGCGGCGCTCAAGCCGGATATGCTGCAGCTCCACGGCAACGAAACGCCCGAACGCGTCGCCGTGGTGCGTTCGCGCTTCGGCCTGCCGGTGATGAAGGCGCTGCCGATCGCAAGCCGCGCCGATTTGTCGCCGATCCACGAATACGCCAAGGCCGCCGACCGCTTGCTGTTCGATGCCCGCGCGCCGCAGGATGCGACGCGACCGGGCGGCCTGGGCAAGACCTTTGACTGGACCTTGCTCGCCGGCCTCAAGGTCGCCGTGCCCTACATGCTGTCGGGCGGCCTCGATGCCGGTAACGTCGCCGACGCCTTGCGCATCACGCGTGCGCCCGGCGTCGATGTGTCGTCCGGTGTCGAACGCGCGCCCGGCGAGAAAGACCCCGACAGAATTCGCGCTTTCATTCGCGCGGCGCGCGCGGCCGATGCCGCGCTCGAAAAGGTGAGTGCATGA
- a CDS encoding lipopolysaccharide assembly protein LapA domain-containing protein: MLRKIAILIIVVPLAALIIAFAVANRHAVTVAFDPFSAANPAYAATVPLFVLIFVLVILGVIVGGAAAWLRQAKWRRVARRLDGENRRLLQELSAARERLVTETQRAASAEAAAREVAKGLETRRTEAPALAPPNGA; encoded by the coding sequence ATGCTCCGCAAGATCGCCATCCTCATCATCGTCGTGCCGCTGGCGGCATTGATCATCGCCTTCGCGGTGGCGAACCGGCATGCCGTGACTGTGGCATTCGATCCGTTCTCCGCGGCGAATCCGGCCTATGCAGCGACGGTGCCGCTCTTCGTCCTGATCTTCGTCCTGGTCATTCTCGGCGTCATCGTCGGCGGCGCGGCGGCCTGGCTGCGCCAGGCCAAATGGCGGCGGGTGGCGCGCCGGCTCGATGGCGAGAACCGCCGGCTGCTGCAGGAACTCTCGGCCGCCCGCGAGCGGCTGGTCACCGAGACCCAGCGCGCCGCTTCCGCCGAGGCGGCCGCCCGCGAGGTCGCCAAAGGCCTCGAGACCCGTCGGACCGAGGCCCCGGCGCTGGCCCCGCCGAACGGCGCATGA
- the ihfB gene encoding integration host factor subunit beta: MIKSELVQRIAAQNPHLYQRDVENIVNAILNEITSAMAQGDRVELRGFGAFSVKHRPARTGRNPRTGAHVSVEQKSVPFFKTGKEMRERLNKGEGGADIPDDDVD; this comes from the coding sequence ATGATCAAATCGGAGCTGGTGCAACGCATCGCGGCCCAGAATCCCCATCTCTACCAGCGCGACGTCGAGAACATCGTCAACGCCATCCTCAACGAGATCACCAGCGCCATGGCGCAGGGAGATCGCGTCGAATTGCGCGGTTTTGGCGCCTTTTCGGTCAAGCACCGGCCGGCCCGCACCGGCCGCAACCCGCGCACCGGCGCCCATGTTTCGGTCGAGCAGAAGTCGGTGCCGTTCTTCAAGACCGGCAAGGAAATGCGCGAGCGCCTCAACAAGGGCGAGGGCGGCGCCGACATTCCCGACGACGACGTGGATTGA